Proteins encoded within one genomic window of Halopiger aswanensis:
- a CDS encoding DUF7344 domain-containing protein, translating to MSSDAHLGDTSERDPLYDVPPEQYEACSHPRRVYLLEILTSGTDGESGADRYSLFDLTTELIQREDLDVPNGQARHEVRLSLLHNHLPRLADCGLIEWDAETGVELVTEPQLCPAALASLLEETADGDADADSDETDTPADDELLQRVVDPTRLRVARLVHESDGSLSLDRLATALAARDSIAPAETETAKIELHHAHLPALDAVDVLEYDPDAGLVDATPKTDAVSLIP from the coding sequence ATGAGTTCGGACGCTCACCTCGGCGACACCAGCGAGCGGGACCCGCTCTACGACGTCCCACCGGAACAGTACGAGGCCTGCAGCCATCCGCGGCGGGTGTACCTGCTGGAAATCCTGACCAGCGGTACGGACGGCGAGAGCGGTGCCGACCGCTACTCGCTGTTCGATCTCACGACCGAACTGATCCAGCGAGAGGACCTCGACGTTCCGAACGGCCAGGCTCGCCACGAGGTTCGGCTCAGCCTCCTTCACAACCACCTCCCGCGGCTGGCCGACTGCGGCCTGATCGAGTGGGACGCCGAGACGGGCGTCGAACTCGTCACCGAACCGCAGCTTTGCCCGGCGGCGCTCGCATCGCTGCTCGAGGAGACTGCCGACGGTGACGCCGACGCCGACAGCGATGAGACCGATACCCCCGCTGACGACGAACTGCTCCAGCGGGTCGTCGATCCGACCCGCCTTCGCGTAGCCCGACTCGTCCACGAGAGCGACGGCTCGCTGTCGCTGGACCGACTCGCCACCGCGCTCGCGGCCCGCGACTCGATCGCGCCCGCGGAGACGGAAACCGCGAAGATCGAACTCCACCACGCCCACCTGCCCGCCCTCGATGCGGTCGACGTCCTCGAGTACGACCCCGACGCCGGGCTGGTCGATGCTACCCCGAAGACCGACGCCGTCTCGCTGATCCCGTAA
- a CDS encoding DUF7113 family protein: MIMVRGRAGGTELTGTLYERGERAPSFRGAPDQDAAYVWVCDEFYEVDTGGSTQRVDDREVNVAFESPMPRGFDTREQALENAKEHIRTQFARIGVDPADVDLEVEKAERPTE, from the coding sequence ATGATCATGGTCCGCGGTCGCGCCGGCGGCACCGAACTCACCGGAACGCTGTACGAACGCGGTGAGCGAGCGCCGTCGTTCCGCGGCGCTCCCGATCAGGACGCCGCGTACGTCTGGGTCTGCGACGAGTTCTACGAGGTCGATACCGGCGGCTCGACCCAGCGCGTCGACGACCGGGAGGTCAACGTCGCCTTCGAGTCCCCGATGCCCCGAGGGTTCGACACCCGCGAGCAGGCCCTCGAGAACGCCAAGGAGCACATCCGAACCCAGTTCGCCCGAATCGGGGTCGACCCGGCCGACGTCGACCTCGAGGTCGAGAAGGCGGAACGGCCGACCGAGTAA
- a CDS encoding cohesin domain-containing protein codes for MSPPARTQRDRDSSSDGGLPAAHPDSRAIVAGRAVALALLLVAATALAVPALVSAGDRSAVIRPSPSTVEADPGETFSVEIELQSDGGHGGVGVGTVDFVARYHPDYLEITDLERGPWLEQGEETTVRAERTLAHADGTAVLEQRRDPPAGGATGNAMLATMTVRVADDAPPATTTINVSETGVEPARGWPLALYAQDVTVEIDGGGESVPASDFDHPDPDPDALETTADDGASTGDANHDDADSSENSNSSDTHSGSENGATDEPVGAGDEIPGFTAIIAGLTLGFCLVRTLRHS; via the coding sequence ATGAGTCCCCCAGCACGAACCCAGCGAGATCGCGACAGCTCGAGCGACGGCGGTCTGCCCGCCGCGCATCCCGACTCGAGAGCTATCGTCGCCGGTCGTGCGGTGGCCCTCGCGCTCCTCCTCGTCGCGGCGACCGCGCTCGCCGTCCCGGCGCTCGTCAGCGCCGGTGATCGAAGCGCCGTCATCAGACCCTCGCCGTCGACCGTCGAAGCCGATCCGGGCGAGACGTTCTCCGTCGAGATCGAACTCCAGAGCGACGGCGGCCACGGCGGCGTCGGGGTCGGGACCGTCGATTTCGTCGCACGGTACCATCCCGACTACCTCGAGATCACCGACCTCGAGCGGGGGCCGTGGCTCGAGCAGGGCGAGGAGACCACCGTCCGCGCCGAGCGAACGCTCGCGCACGCCGACGGGACGGCCGTCCTCGAGCAGCGACGCGATCCGCCCGCCGGCGGCGCGACCGGGAACGCGATGCTCGCGACGATGACGGTTCGCGTCGCCGACGACGCGCCGCCGGCGACGACGACGATCAACGTCAGCGAAACCGGCGTCGAACCCGCCCGCGGGTGGCCGCTGGCCCTGTACGCGCAGGATGTCACCGTCGAAATCGACGGCGGCGGCGAGTCGGTTCCGGCCTCGGACTTCGACCATCCGGACCCCGATCCCGACGCGCTCGAGACTACAGCAGATGATGGGGCGAGCACCGGTGATGCGAACCACGACGACGCAGACTCGAGCGAGAATTCGAACTCGAGCGATACCCACAGCGGCTCGGAAAACGGAGCGACCGACGAGCCCGTCGGCGCTGGCGACGAGATACCGGGCTTTACCGCCATCATCGCCGGATTGACCCTCGGTTTCTGCCTCGTCAGGACGCTGCGGCACAGTTGA
- a CDS encoding bifunctional metallophosphatase/5'-nucleotidase produces MARESASRTRNGTNDDVDRSRRRFLGAAAGASAAALLPATDRTRAASTTDGTVTLVHDTHFHGRFRDASADELSLARYYSVVEELLADADNGLFVGNGDDFAPSMLGLEYEGEHMVEALNHTDLAVDGVGNHEFDFGADVATTRFEESEFPWVVANLLDDAGDPVPGTERWTTLEAGGLTVGVFGLVSENFHSLTDYPAEWQVLGYVEASQEAVESLREDGADVVVCASHVSTGVHETLAREVDGLDAIVGSHSGVVFDEPDIVDGTVISEFGDEFDHVGAITLDAEGGLVDWRRTDLLLPDSDPDPEVEEYDQINVRYTDEIEPDEGLADLADEWLADLEERLGQPAFESEVELDATFNNYAIETNWGNLMTDAMRNVGEIGDIEVDIAANNAGGIRSDSTYGPGEITGADVMDILPFPNEILVVEATGQQVIDYLEEALRPHPAPDFGAQPAIQVSGLSYEWTGHGDDAGVENVFVGGEPIDPEATYTFAHNDYSIGNSEVLSEAEVVLESGQFQGPFVLEQLEQRDTVAPERENRMIRVDETVDAASVARDGDEITLTAPVPEGAAEVGTDPADYRAVIRTGDDLEPTAVNAEGDTIDVIFDAASLTALVEGVDDPALRLFGGYDPDQDDWAYDYEVPNSSGYDRFRFKAPVDAAAVLEGAQTDESGDESDNDSSSDDDDSGESSSDGTEDADGDSVPGFGPLAAVTGGSAGAYLYARGRSSDSDGRGKQSKSPTDE; encoded by the coding sequence ATGGCTCGAGAGTCAGCGAGTCGGACTCGAAACGGGACGAACGACGACGTCGACCGGAGTCGCCGCCGCTTCCTCGGCGCGGCCGCGGGTGCGTCGGCGGCCGCGCTGCTCCCCGCCACGGACCGAACGCGTGCGGCGAGCACGACCGACGGAACCGTCACGCTCGTCCACGACACACACTTTCACGGTCGCTTCCGCGACGCCTCGGCGGACGAACTGAGCCTCGCCCGTTACTACTCGGTCGTCGAGGAGCTGCTCGCCGACGCCGACAACGGACTGTTCGTCGGCAACGGCGACGACTTCGCGCCGTCGATGCTCGGTCTCGAGTACGAGGGTGAACACATGGTCGAGGCACTGAACCACACGGACCTCGCCGTCGACGGCGTCGGCAACCACGAGTTCGACTTCGGCGCCGACGTCGCGACGACCCGCTTCGAGGAGAGCGAGTTCCCGTGGGTCGTCGCGAACCTGCTCGACGACGCGGGCGACCCCGTTCCGGGGACGGAGCGGTGGACCACGCTCGAGGCGGGCGGCCTGACGGTCGGCGTCTTCGGGCTCGTCTCCGAGAACTTCCACTCGCTGACCGACTACCCCGCGGAGTGGCAGGTGCTCGGCTACGTCGAGGCCTCCCAGGAGGCGGTCGAGTCGCTCCGCGAGGACGGCGCGGACGTCGTCGTCTGCGCCTCGCACGTCTCGACGGGCGTCCACGAGACCCTCGCCCGGGAGGTCGACGGGCTCGACGCGATCGTCGGCTCCCACTCCGGCGTCGTCTTCGACGAACCCGACATCGTCGACGGGACGGTCATCAGCGAGTTTGGCGACGAGTTCGACCACGTCGGCGCGATCACGCTCGACGCCGAGGGCGGACTGGTCGACTGGCGGCGGACCGACCTCCTGCTACCCGACTCGGATCCCGATCCCGAAGTCGAGGAGTACGACCAGATCAACGTCCGCTACACCGACGAGATCGAACCCGACGAGGGCCTCGCCGATCTGGCCGACGAGTGGCTCGCCGACCTCGAGGAGCGACTCGGCCAACCGGCCTTCGAGAGCGAGGTCGAACTCGACGCGACGTTCAACAACTACGCGATCGAGACCAACTGGGGCAACCTCATGACCGACGCGATGCGGAATGTGGGCGAGATCGGCGACATAGAGGTCGACATCGCCGCCAACAACGCCGGCGGCATCCGCAGCGACTCGACCTACGGCCCCGGCGAGATCACCGGCGCGGACGTGATGGACATCCTCCCGTTCCCCAACGAGATCCTCGTCGTCGAAGCGACCGGCCAGCAGGTGATCGACTACCTCGAGGAGGCGCTCCGACCCCACCCGGCGCCGGACTTCGGCGCGCAGCCGGCGATCCAGGTGTCGGGCCTCTCCTACGAGTGGACCGGCCACGGGGACGACGCGGGCGTCGAGAACGTCTTCGTCGGCGGCGAACCGATCGACCCCGAGGCGACCTACACGTTCGCGCACAACGACTACTCGATCGGCAACTCAGAGGTGCTCTCCGAAGCCGAGGTCGTCCTCGAATCCGGCCAGTTCCAGGGGCCGTTCGTCCTCGAGCAACTCGAGCAGCGCGACACCGTCGCACCCGAGCGGGAGAACCGCATGATTCGCGTCGACGAGACCGTCGACGCGGCCTCGGTCGCCCGCGACGGCGACGAGATCACGCTCACCGCCCCCGTTCCGGAGGGCGCCGCCGAGGTCGGGACCGACCCTGCCGACTATCGGGCCGTGATTCGCACGGGCGACGACCTCGAGCCGACGGCCGTGAACGCCGAGGGAGACACTATCGACGTGATCTTCGACGCGGCGTCCCTAACTGCTCTCGTCGAAGGGGTCGACGACCCCGCGCTGCGGCTGTTCGGCGGCTACGACCCGGATCAGGACGACTGGGCGTACGACTACGAGGTGCCGAACTCGAGCGGCTACGATCGGTTCCGGTTCAAGGCGCCCGTCGACGCGGCCGCGGTGCTCGAGGGGGCGCAGACGGACGAGTCCGGTGACGAGAGCGACAACGACTCGAGCAGTGATGACGATGATAGCGGCGAGTCCTCCAGCGACGGTACCGAGGACGCGGACGGCGATAGCGTCCCCGGCTTCGGACCGCTCGCCGCGGTTACCGGCGGCAGTGCCGGCGCGTACCTCTACGCTCGCGGACGCAGCAGTGACTCCGACGGTCGGGGCAAACAATCGAAGTCGCCAACCGACGAGTAA